A region of Pseudarthrobacter sp. NIBRBAC000502770 DNA encodes the following proteins:
- a CDS encoding 2'-5' RNA ligase family protein produces MPTRNLIFVAFVEPVAEGQVFPRTDWPLHITLVRFDVGFDAAATGSADVAERIAGLADAPAAAALGAALTVGEDAAFGRNGSVPVNLIQPQPDLQALHGQLVDVVVGVGGRILTPAHTLAGYRPHVSHHGGKRLHPGDAVVLDRVALVDMAPDGDHTTRRVLRLWRREGGS; encoded by the coding sequence ATGCCGACGCGGAACCTGATCTTTGTGGCCTTCGTGGAGCCCGTGGCCGAAGGCCAGGTCTTCCCACGCACCGACTGGCCGCTGCACATCACGCTGGTGCGGTTTGACGTGGGGTTCGACGCCGCCGCAACAGGCAGCGCGGACGTCGCCGAACGCATCGCCGGGCTCGCTGATGCACCGGCAGCCGCAGCGCTGGGCGCCGCGCTCACCGTGGGGGAGGACGCCGCCTTCGGCCGCAACGGATCCGTTCCCGTCAACCTCATCCAGCCCCAGCCTGACCTGCAGGCCCTGCACGGGCAGCTGGTTGACGTCGTCGTGGGCGTGGGAGGCAGGATCCTGACGCCGGCCCACACCCTCGCCGGATACCGCCCCCACGTCTCACACCATGGTGGCAAGCGCCTCCACCCCGGCGACGCCGTCGTGCTTGACCGCGTCGCCCTGGTGGACATGGCTCCCGACGGCGACCACACC